One region of Trinickia violacea genomic DNA includes:
- the flgB gene encoding flagellar basal body rod protein FlgB — MDKLDAEFAFGRQSLDVRAYRQELLSSNIANADTPGYKARDVDFSSALSSALKQSGAAGGTGMATSNAQPLALAQPAGVTSGMSMATTQAGHMAGNTKLIPTGGPADSYGQLAYRNPVQPALDGNTVDLDTERVQFADNSLHYESQMTSISGQIKTMLAAITSGS; from the coding sequence ATGGACAAACTCGATGCCGAATTCGCCTTTGGCCGCCAGTCGCTCGATGTGCGCGCCTACCGGCAGGAATTGCTGTCGTCGAACATCGCGAACGCGGACACGCCCGGCTACAAGGCGCGCGACGTCGACTTCTCGTCGGCGCTTTCGAGCGCGCTCAAGCAGAGCGGCGCGGCAGGCGGCACCGGCATGGCGACGAGCAACGCCCAGCCGCTCGCGCTCGCGCAGCCCGCGGGCGTGACGAGCGGCATGTCGATGGCGACGACGCAGGCCGGCCACATGGCAGGCAACACGAAGCTGATTCCGACCGGCGGTCCGGCCGACAGCTACGGCCAGCTCGCCTACCGGAATCCGGTGCAGCCCGCGCTCGACGGCAACACCGTCGACCTCGACACCGAGCGCGTGCAGTTCGCGGACAACTCATTGCATTACGAATCGCAGATGACATCGATCTCCGGCCAGATCAAGACGATGCTCGCGGCGATCACGTCGGGAAGCTAA
- the flgC gene encoding flagellar basal body rod protein FlgC translates to MPSLMNIFDVAGSAMSAQSERLNVTASNLANADSTTGPDGQPYKAKQVVFAVNPLGGARTASGQQVGGVRVTGVVDDPTPMKTTYDPSNPAANSDGYVTMPNVDPVQEMVNMISASRSYQANVETLNTAKNLMLKTLTIGT, encoded by the coding sequence ATGCCATCTTTGATGAACATTTTCGACGTTGCGGGCTCGGCGATGTCCGCGCAGTCGGAACGACTGAACGTCACTGCATCGAATCTCGCCAACGCCGACAGCACGACCGGCCCTGACGGCCAGCCGTACAAGGCCAAGCAAGTCGTGTTCGCCGTAAATCCGCTCGGCGGCGCGCGCACGGCATCCGGCCAGCAGGTGGGCGGCGTGCGCGTGACGGGCGTGGTCGACGACCCGACGCCGATGAAGACCACCTACGACCCGAGCAACCCGGCGGCGAATTCGGACGGCTACGTGACGATGCCGAACGTCGACCCGGTGCAGGAAATGGTGAACATGATCTCGGCGTCGCGCTCGTACCAGGCCAACGTCGAGACGCTGAACACCGCCAAGAACCTGATGCTCAAAACACTCACGATCGGCACCTGA
- a CDS encoding flagellar hook assembly protein FlgD has product MTTNTTIGSTGTVSQNLLNTMNGTTGTSSSSTASSSTSNNSTSAASLQSSFLQLLVTQLQNQDPTNPMDNSQMTSQLAQINTVSGISQLNTTLSSLASQLTAQQQAQSASLIGATVLTPGNSVTVSNSSGTDTITPFGVTLSGAATNVQIQVTNSSGQVVNTINLGKESAGTVPVSWTPVDASGNALPAGNYTIAASATIGGSPATPSTVTGAVVEGVLPQSSGNANLVLSNGNTVGLSTVAGIL; this is encoded by the coding sequence GTGACGACCAATACGACTATCGGCAGTACCGGGACGGTCTCCCAGAACCTGCTCAACACGATGAACGGCACGACGGGCACCTCGTCGAGCTCGACCGCCAGTTCGTCCACGTCGAACAACTCGACTTCGGCGGCGAGCCTGCAGAGCTCGTTCCTGCAACTGCTCGTGACGCAGCTGCAGAACCAGGACCCGACCAACCCGATGGACAACTCGCAGATGACGTCGCAGCTCGCCCAGATCAACACGGTGTCGGGCATCAGCCAGCTGAACACGACGCTGTCCTCGCTCGCCTCGCAGCTGACCGCGCAGCAGCAGGCGCAGTCCGCGAGCCTGATCGGCGCGACCGTGCTCACGCCGGGCAACTCGGTGACGGTGAGCAACAGCAGCGGCACCGACACGATCACGCCGTTCGGCGTGACGCTCTCGGGCGCGGCCACCAACGTGCAGATCCAGGTGACGAACTCGTCGGGCCAGGTGGTCAACACGATCAATCTCGGCAAGGAATCGGCCGGCACGGTGCCGGTGAGCTGGACGCCTGTCGATGCGTCGGGCAACGCGCTGCCGGCCGGCAACTACACCATTGCCGCGTCGGCCACGATCGGCGGCTCGCCGGCGACGCCGTCGACGGTCACGGGCGCCGTGGTCGAAGGCGTCCTGCCGCAATCGAGCGGCAACGCGAACCTGGTTTTGTCGAATGGCAATACGGTCGGCCTGTCCACCGTCGCCGGCATCCTCTAA
- the flgE gene encoding flagellar hook protein FlgE, which yields MSYDTGLSGLAAATNDLDVIGNNIANANTTGFKQSTAQFADVYANSIATSVNNQIGIGTQLAAVQQDFSQGTINTTGQALNVAINGTGFFQMSNNGSLTYSRNGVFQLDKNGFITNAQGLDLMGYAANGTGVINTASTVPLKVPTTNVPPTATANITAQLNLDAQDKTPTVTPFSATNSQTYNYSTSIQTYDTLGGSNQVNMYFVNNGGGVWGVYGGTSGSVSQLGTVTFNSSGTLTGTAATAPATSAATGQFTFTIPTTDGSSNPQSLTLNLTGTTMYGSADGVNNLAQDGFSAGQLTNFSIGANGILTGNYSNGQTQSLGQIVLANFNNPNGLQDLGGNEYAATFSSGVPQISAPGSTNHGTLTGGALESSNVDLTTQLVDLITAQRNYQANAQTIKTQQTVDQTLINL from the coding sequence ATGAGCTACGACACCGGTTTGAGCGGTTTGGCCGCCGCGACGAACGATCTCGACGTAATCGGCAACAACATCGCTAACGCCAACACCACCGGCTTCAAGCAAAGCACGGCGCAATTCGCCGACGTGTACGCGAACTCGATCGCGACCTCGGTGAACAACCAGATCGGCATCGGCACGCAGCTCGCGGCCGTGCAGCAGGACTTTTCGCAAGGCACGATCAACACGACGGGCCAGGCGCTCAACGTCGCGATCAACGGCACCGGCTTCTTCCAGATGTCGAACAACGGCTCGCTCACGTACTCGCGCAACGGCGTGTTCCAGCTCGACAAGAACGGCTTCATCACGAACGCGCAGGGCTTGGATCTGATGGGCTACGCGGCGAACGGGACCGGCGTGATCAACACCGCTTCGACCGTGCCGCTGAAAGTGCCGACCACCAACGTTCCGCCGACCGCCACGGCCAACATCACCGCGCAACTGAACCTGGACGCGCAGGACAAGACCCCGACGGTCACGCCGTTCTCCGCGACCAACTCGCAGACCTACAACTACTCGACCTCGATCCAGACCTACGACACGCTCGGCGGCTCGAATCAGGTCAACATGTATTTCGTGAACAACGGCGGCGGCGTGTGGGGTGTCTACGGCGGCACGTCGGGGAGCGTCAGCCAGCTCGGCACGGTGACGTTCAATAGCTCGGGCACCCTGACCGGCACGGCGGCGACCGCCCCCGCGACGAGCGCCGCAACGGGCCAGTTCACGTTCACGATCCCCACGACCGACGGCAGCTCCAACCCGCAGTCGCTCACGCTGAACCTGACCGGCACGACGATGTACGGCAGCGCGGACGGCGTGAACAACCTCGCGCAAGACGGCTTCTCGGCCGGCCAGCTGACCAACTTCTCGATCGGCGCGAACGGCATCCTGACCGGCAACTATTCGAACGGCCAGACCCAATCGCTCGGCCAGATCGTACTCGCCAACTTCAACAACCCGAACGGCCTGCAGGACCTCGGCGGCAACGAGTACGCCGCGACCTTCTCGTCGGGCGTGCCGCAAATCTCGGCGCCGGGCAGCACGAACCACGGCACGCTGACGGGCGGCGCGCTCGAATCGTCGAACGTGGACCTGACGACGCAGCTCGTCGATCTGATCACGGCGCAGCGCAACTACCAGGCGAACGCGCAGACGATCAAGACGCAGCAGACCGTCGACCAGACGCTGATCAACCTGTAA
- the flgF gene encoding flagellar basal-body rod protein FlgF: MDRLIYTAMTGAAQALAQQDVVANNLANTSTTGFRAQLANFRSAPLSFGDGSTVNDDTTRTFVLSSTPGADYTPGPISQTGNPLDVAVQGPGWLSVQTADGNEAYTRAGNLHVDANGQLMTANNLPVIGNSGPIAVPPGSDITIGKDGTVSALVAGDPPQSIAVIDQLKLVNPDPNTLERGNDGLFHTADGNPADADQTVVLAPGSIEGSNVNPVAAMVSMITNARQFQMQTKLLQNADQNDQSANQLLTFS; encoded by the coding sequence ATGGACCGACTGATCTACACCGCAATGACGGGCGCCGCCCAGGCGCTCGCGCAGCAGGACGTCGTCGCCAACAACCTGGCGAACACGTCGACCACGGGTTTTCGCGCGCAGCTCGCGAACTTCCGCTCGGCGCCGCTTTCGTTCGGCGACGGCAGCACGGTCAACGACGACACGACTCGCACGTTCGTGCTGTCCTCCACGCCGGGCGCGGACTACACGCCCGGCCCGATTTCGCAGACCGGCAACCCGCTCGACGTCGCCGTGCAGGGCCCGGGCTGGCTGTCCGTGCAGACGGCCGACGGCAACGAGGCGTACACGCGTGCGGGCAATCTGCACGTCGACGCGAACGGCCAGCTGATGACCGCGAACAACTTGCCGGTCATCGGCAACAGCGGGCCGATCGCGGTGCCGCCGGGCTCGGACATCACGATCGGCAAGGACGGCACCGTTTCGGCGCTGGTGGCGGGCGACCCGCCGCAATCGATCGCGGTGATCGACCAGCTGAAGCTCGTGAACCCCGATCCGAACACCCTCGAGCGCGGCAACGACGGCCTCTTCCATACCGCCGACGGCAACCCCGCCGATGCGGACCAGACCGTCGTGCTCGCGCCCGGATCGATCGAAGGCAGCAACGTGAATCCGGTGGCGGCGATGGTGTCGATGATCACCAACGCGCGGCAGTTCCAGATGCAAACGAAGCTGCTGCAAAACGCCGATCAGAACGACCAGTCGGCGAACCAGCTGCTCACGTTCAGCTGA
- the flgG gene encoding flagellar basal-body rod protein FlgG, with protein sequence MNRSLYIAATGMNAQQSQMDVISNNLANVSTNGFKGSRAVFEDLMYQTLRQPGANSTQQTELPSGSQVGTGVQQVATERLFTQGNLQQTGNSKDVAINGNGFFQVQMPDGTISYTRDGSFQTNSQGQLVTSSGYQVIPAITIPVNATSLTIGSDGVVTITTPGSTNNQTVGTLQLATFINPAGLESKGENLYSETASSGTPNVAAPGSNGSGTLNQGYVEASNVNVVQELVNMIQTQRAYEINSKAVTTSDQMLQTLSQMSV encoded by the coding sequence ATGAACCGTTCCCTCTACATCGCCGCCACCGGCATGAACGCGCAGCAGTCGCAGATGGACGTGATCTCGAACAACCTCGCCAACGTGAGCACGAACGGCTTCAAGGGCTCGCGCGCGGTGTTCGAAGATCTCATGTATCAGACGCTGCGTCAGCCGGGCGCGAACTCGACGCAGCAAACCGAGCTGCCGTCGGGCAGCCAGGTCGGCACCGGCGTGCAGCAGGTCGCCACCGAGCGTCTCTTCACGCAGGGCAACCTGCAGCAGACCGGCAACTCGAAGGACGTCGCGATCAACGGCAACGGCTTCTTCCAGGTGCAGATGCCGGACGGCACGATCAGCTACACGCGCGACGGTTCGTTCCAGACCAACTCGCAGGGCCAGCTCGTCACGTCGAGCGGCTATCAAGTGATTCCGGCGATCACGATCCCCGTGAACGCGACCTCGCTCACGATCGGCAGCGACGGCGTCGTGACGATCACGACGCCGGGTTCGACCAACAACCAGACGGTCGGCACGCTGCAGCTCGCCACCTTCATCAACCCGGCCGGCCTCGAGTCGAAAGGCGAGAACCTGTATTCGGAAACGGCATCGTCGGGTACGCCGAACGTCGCCGCGCCGGGCTCGAATGGCTCGGGCACGCTCAACCAGGGCTACGTCGAAGCCTCGAACGTGAACGTCGTGCAGGAACTGGTCAACATGATCCAGACGCAGCGCGCGTATGAGATCAACAGCAAGGCCGTCACGACGTCGGACCAGATGCTGCAGACCTTGAGCCAGATGTCGGTCTGA
- a CDS encoding flagellar basal body L-ring protein FlgH has translation MSQLSRIPVPLRALRAASMLAFTGVVAAGVLGGCAQFKKEPITQQPMTAVPPVPPQMNPPGSIYNPGYAGHPLFEDQRPRNVGDILTIVIAENINATKSSGLNTNRNGTTNFGATAAGFAPGFFNRANLNATGANTFAGTGGANASNTFSGVITVTVTNVLPNGNLVVSGEKQMLINQGNEFVRLSGVVNPNTVAGDNSVFSNQVADAKIEYSAKGVIDEAETMGWLQRFFLNLAPW, from the coding sequence ATGTCGCAGCTCTCTCGTATCCCGGTTCCCTTGCGCGCGTTGCGCGCAGCCTCGATGCTCGCATTCACCGGCGTAGTAGCGGCGGGCGTGCTCGGCGGCTGCGCGCAGTTCAAGAAAGAGCCGATCACGCAGCAGCCGATGACAGCGGTTCCGCCGGTGCCCCCGCAGATGAACCCGCCCGGATCGATCTACAACCCGGGCTATGCGGGGCACCCGCTGTTCGAAGATCAGCGGCCCCGCAACGTCGGCGATATCCTGACCATCGTCATTGCGGAAAATATCAACGCAACGAAGTCGTCGGGGTTGAACACCAACCGCAACGGCACGACCAATTTCGGCGCGACGGCGGCCGGGTTTGCGCCCGGCTTCTTCAACCGCGCGAATCTCAATGCGACGGGTGCGAACACGTTCGCCGGCACGGGCGGCGCGAACGCATCGAACACCTTCAGCGGCGTGATCACCGTCACCGTCACGAACGTGCTGCCCAACGGCAACCTCGTGGTGAGCGGCGAGAAGCAGATGCTCATCAACCAGGGCAACGAATTCGTGCGCCTTTCCGGGGTCGTGAACCCCAACACGGTGGCCGGCGACAACAGCGTGTTCTCCAACCAGGTGGCCGACGCGAAGATCGAGTATTCGGCGAAGGGCGTCATCGACGAAGCCGAGACCATGGGGTGGCTGCAGCGCTTCTTCCTGAACCTGGCGCCATGGTGA
- a CDS encoding flagellar basal body P-ring protein FlgI — MNSNLIARALLRIRSFAIAPVVVSLAFAALLGAGTSAAHAERLKDLAQIQGVRDNPLIGYGLVVGLDGTGDQTTQTPFTTQTLANMLANLGISINNQQIGGTNSTSTLTNMQLKNVAAVMVTATLPPFARPGQAIDVTVSSLGNAKSIRGGTLLLTPMKGADGQVYALAQGNVAVGGAGASANGSKVQVNQLAAGRITDGAIVERAVATRVSDAGGTMQMELNDTDYDTAQRVVAAVNNAFGQGTAMPLDGRTIQLRAPADPSQQVAFLAQLESLDVKPALAAAKVILNARTGSIVMNQMVTLQSCAVAHGNLSVVVNTQTVVSQPGAFSNGTTVTARQSQIQLKQDNGALKLVTAGANLAEVVKALNALGATPADLMSILQAMKAAGALQADLEII, encoded by the coding sequence ATGAATTCGAACCTCATTGCCCGCGCCTTGCTGCGCATTCGCTCCTTCGCTATCGCGCCTGTCGTGGTGTCGCTCGCATTCGCCGCGCTGCTCGGCGCCGGCACGTCCGCGGCGCACGCCGAGCGCTTGAAGGACCTCGCGCAGATCCAGGGCGTGCGCGACAACCCGCTGATCGGCTATGGCCTCGTCGTCGGTCTCGACGGCACGGGCGACCAGACGACGCAAACGCCGTTCACGACGCAGACGCTCGCCAACATGCTCGCGAACCTCGGCATCTCGATCAACAACCAGCAGATCGGCGGCACGAACAGCACGTCGACGCTGACCAACATGCAGTTGAAGAACGTCGCGGCCGTGATGGTGACGGCGACGCTGCCGCCTTTCGCGCGGCCGGGGCAGGCGATCGACGTGACCGTCTCGTCGCTCGGCAACGCCAAGAGCATTCGCGGCGGCACGCTGCTGCTGACGCCGATGAAGGGCGCCGACGGCCAGGTGTATGCGCTTGCGCAGGGCAACGTCGCGGTGGGCGGCGCGGGCGCCAGCGCGAACGGCAGCAAGGTGCAGGTCAATCAGCTGGCTGCGGGCCGCATCACCGACGGCGCGATCGTCGAGCGAGCGGTCGCGACACGCGTGAGCGATGCGGGCGGCACGATGCAGATGGAGCTGAACGACACCGACTACGACACGGCGCAGCGCGTCGTGGCCGCGGTCAACAACGCCTTCGGCCAGGGCACGGCGATGCCGCTCGACGGCCGCACGATTCAATTGCGCGCGCCGGCCGATCCGTCGCAGCAGGTTGCGTTCTTGGCGCAGCTGGAGAGCCTCGACGTGAAGCCGGCGCTCGCCGCCGCGAAGGTGATCCTGAACGCCCGCACCGGCTCGATCGTGATGAACCAGATGGTGACGCTGCAAAGCTGCGCGGTGGCGCACGGCAACTTGTCGGTGGTCGTGAACACGCAGACCGTGGTGAGCCAGCCGGGCGCGTTCTCGAACGGCACGACGGTGACCGCGCGGCAATCGCAGATTCAATTGAAGCAGGACAACGGGGCGCTCAAGCTCGTGACCGCCGGCGCGAACCTTGCCGAAGTGGTGAAGGCGCTCAACGCGCTCGGCGCGACGCCCGCGGATCTGATGTCGATCCTGCAGGCGATGAAGGCTGCCGGGGCGTTGCAGGCGGACCTTGAGATCATTTAA
- the flgJ gene encoding flagellar assembly peptidoglycan hydrolase FlgJ, which translates to MNNSNANNAGLDLSNRFALDTQGFDALRAQVNASPQAGLKMAAQQFDAVFMQMMLKSMRDATPEDSPLDSNDTKQFTSMLDQQLSQQMSSKGIGVADMMLKQLMRNSGMQVGAGNEGNSAALDALTKAFANAKANGSLSSSNTQYSANSALTPPLRGNGASQKVDAFVDKLAAPAQAASEATGIPARFIIGQAALESGWGKSEIKKADGSTSHNVFGIKATKDWTGKTVSTLTTEYVNGQPHRVIEKFRAYDSYQDAMTDYAKMLKDNPRYASVMNSSHDATSFAHGMQRAGYATDPHYAKKLISIMQQMV; encoded by the coding sequence ATGAACAACTCGAACGCAAACAATGCCGGACTCGACCTGTCGAATCGCTTCGCGCTCGACACGCAAGGCTTCGACGCATTGCGCGCGCAGGTCAACGCCTCGCCGCAGGCCGGTCTCAAGATGGCCGCGCAGCAGTTCGACGCCGTGTTCATGCAGATGATGCTCAAGAGCATGCGCGACGCGACCCCGGAGGACAGTCCGCTCGATTCGAACGACACCAAGCAGTTCACGTCGATGCTCGATCAGCAGTTGTCGCAGCAGATGTCGTCGAAGGGCATCGGCGTCGCCGACATGATGCTCAAGCAGCTGATGCGCAACTCGGGCATGCAGGTCGGCGCGGGCAACGAGGGCAACAGCGCCGCGCTCGACGCCTTGACGAAGGCGTTCGCGAACGCGAAGGCGAACGGTTCGCTGTCGTCGAGCAACACGCAGTATTCCGCCAATAGCGCATTGACGCCGCCGCTGCGCGGCAACGGCGCATCGCAGAAGGTCGACGCGTTCGTCGACAAGCTCGCCGCGCCGGCGCAGGCCGCGAGCGAGGCGACGGGTATCCCGGCGCGCTTCATCATCGGCCAGGCGGCGCTCGAATCGGGCTGGGGCAAGAGCGAGATCAAGAAGGCCGACGGCTCGACGAGCCACAACGTCTTCGGCATCAAGGCGACGAAGGACTGGACCGGCAAGACGGTATCGACGCTGACGACCGAGTACGTGAACGGCCAGCCGCATCGCGTGATCGAAAAATTCCGCGCCTACGACTCGTACCAGGATGCGATGACCGACTACGCGAAGATGCTGAAGGACAATCCGCGGTATGCGTCGGTGATGAACTCGTCGCACGACGCCACGAGTTTCGCGCACGGGATGCAGCGCGCGGGCTACGCGACCGATCCGCATTACGCGAAGAAGTTGATTTCGATTATGCAGCAGATGGTTTGA
- a CDS encoding type VI secretion system amidase immunity protein Tai4: MIAARLAAATLLYASFSAAAADSINATHRSNAENYKDRALATCIATAYKGSSAGKDADATKSAFIEWTYYDDDKGNPATDLLIEKYLNRNYSNPVEGYAGARFDLLKCLDMYHSQELAEQVRKYVPHPDWIGDKPPRRPQ, encoded by the coding sequence ATGATCGCCGCTCGCCTAGCCGCCGCCACATTGCTCTATGCATCGTTTTCTGCCGCTGCCGCTGATTCCATCAACGCGACACATCGATCGAACGCGGAAAACTACAAGGACAGGGCATTGGCCACCTGCATAGCGACCGCCTACAAGGGATCGTCAGCCGGAAAAGATGCCGACGCAACCAAAAGCGCGTTCATCGAATGGACCTACTACGATGACGACAAAGGCAACCCGGCAACGGATCTGCTTATAGAGAAATATCTGAACAGGAATTACAGCAATCCGGTCGAGGGTTACGCCGGGGCGCGATTCGATTTACTCAAGTGCCTCGACATGTACCACAGTCAAGAACTCGCCGAACAGGTGCGCAAATATGTGCCTCATCCTGATTGGATAGGCGACAAACCACCTCGCCGCCCCCAATAA
- a CDS encoding type VI secretion system amidase effector protein Tae4 translates to MTKPAFSTVWAESQAIYSPTHTGEKVAQMIGGNVAAHIRDKKNPWKNTCAVRMSYILNRSGVFIPALPGKTKTGDGGLNYFYRVKDLIAFLRQRWGEPEVVAYPPSGGGSLAGRKGVVLFEVSGWNDASGHATLYNGSTCYDHCYFNETGATYRTERANFWALK, encoded by the coding sequence ATGACTAAACCGGCGTTCTCAACGGTGTGGGCGGAATCACAAGCGATCTACAGCCCGACTCACACAGGGGAAAAAGTAGCGCAAATGATAGGCGGCAATGTCGCGGCCCATATTCGCGACAAAAAGAATCCTTGGAAGAACACCTGTGCAGTTCGCATGAGCTATATCCTGAATCGATCAGGCGTGTTCATCCCGGCACTGCCGGGGAAGACAAAGACCGGTGACGGCGGTTTGAACTATTTCTATCGAGTAAAAGACCTGATCGCGTTTCTTAGACAACGATGGGGCGAACCGGAAGTTGTGGCGTATCCGCCTAGCGGCGGTGGCTCCCTGGCAGGCAGGAAAGGCGTCGTTCTCTTTGAGGTTAGCGGATGGAACGATGCGAGCGGTCATGCAACGCTCTACAACGGGTCGACTTGCTACGACCACTGCTATTTCAACGAAACCGGTGCGACATACCGCACGGAGAGGGCAAACTTTTGGGCACTCAAATGA
- a CDS encoding flagellar brake protein codes for MEINQSNEKPEESADSGPDFGRRNPLEIGVQLRNLLNRGDFLTVQYNGGQLVTRILDVDVRERVFVFDWGALAEQNKGMLAAQRCLFHASPEGVRVEFTTSTPRETRFEGLPAFEAAFPEVLFYVQRREYFRVEAPILDPYVCKGRLPEGDAFRWEVHDVSLGGVGVRTTDERVAELPMGTVLDDVELFLNTHGTLSLGLQLVSHRASDMPNGMRRYQLGFRFMALPGSAENTLQRLITQLEMKRRSLVRA; via the coding sequence ATGGAAATCAATCAGTCGAATGAAAAGCCGGAGGAATCCGCGGATTCCGGCCCGGACTTCGGCCGTCGCAACCCGCTGGAAATCGGCGTGCAGTTGCGCAACCTCCTCAACCGCGGCGATTTCCTGACCGTCCAGTACAACGGCGGACAGCTCGTCACGCGCATTCTCGACGTCGACGTGCGCGAGCGCGTGTTCGTGTTCGACTGGGGCGCGCTCGCCGAACAAAACAAAGGGATGCTCGCCGCGCAGCGCTGCTTGTTCCATGCGTCGCCGGAAGGCGTGCGCGTCGAGTTCACCACCAGCACGCCGCGCGAGACCCGTTTCGAAGGGCTGCCCGCGTTCGAAGCCGCGTTTCCCGAGGTGCTCTTCTACGTGCAACGTCGCGAGTATTTCCGCGTCGAGGCCCCGATTCTGGACCCGTACGTCTGCAAGGGCCGTCTGCCCGAGGGCGATGCGTTCCGCTGGGAAGTGCACGACGTGTCGCTCGGCGGCGTCGGGGTACGCACGACCGACGAGCGCGTCGCCGAGTTGCCGATGGGCACCGTGCTCGACGACGTCGAGCTGTTCCTCAACACGCACGGCACGCTGTCGCTCGGCCTGCAACTCGTTTCGCATCGCGCCTCGGACATGCCTAACGGCATGCGCCGCTATCAGCTCGGCTTCCGCTTCATGGCGCTGCCCGGCAGCGCGGAAAACACGCTGCAGCGTCTCATCACCCAGCTCGAAATGAAGCGCCGCTCGCTCGTGCGGGCCTGA